The DNA segment TATCAGCACAAGGCATCACCCTTTTAAGTTTTGAACAAGGTGAAGtcgagacttgaaattttgtgagtgctcctAGGTCAAAGAAACGACTTCTAGGgaccctcaaaattttagagggACCAGAAAACCCCTTAAGAAGGCACAGGATCCACAGGTATGACAAGGACGAtgcgggacttttgaatcaccctgtatgtaaaGAATAACTTAACATTTCTTTAGCTCATATACTTACgtatgattctttttttattttaaatcaagtttttttttcgtgcGCAAGGAAATGTCACaagcaattttttggaaaaattaaggtgAAAGTCTTATAGTTTCCAAGGTTTAGGTATTAAAATAGAGTCAAAGAGtcattagagtcaaaaataaattttttaattcttggATTTGATTTctccgcaaaatggtgtggacctagCACCATTTCTCCCCCTTGTTAATACTAGTGCTATATACTAATTTGTACTAACTTTCCATATATCAATTTTTCTGAGGCTACAGCGCTTTCTTAAGCACGAAAAGGCCTcagcgttttattttttcttctttcaattgCAGGAGGCATACATAGTTTTGAAATTGAAGCTCCATAATATGTGAACATTTTGTATTATGATTTCTGACAAAGAAATATACACATGTATATATTCAACTTCAGCTCTGACCCGGATGTGGCAAGTTGCAGCGGGGGTTTTTGTTTAGCTTTATCTTGAGAAATGAGGTGAAATCGTTAATGAgattacaaggaaaaattaaaaacacaagACATTGAATTCATAACTCCTCGACGGAGTTGACCTCAACCCCGCGCCCTTTTTCCCCACCCCTGCCAACCACTTTCTTCCCATCGGAGTTGTCAAGTCAAATTCTAGACAATCAATTCTCCAAACAGTGAAATAAAATATTGGCTACTACGTAattgaaacttgaaactttATCCGTATTTCTAATACATGTTGGtataatttcaaggaatatttggactacattttgtaactatgaactacaatatctggttcaatttagaaacatcACACGTCTCTCTATGTTCCCGTATGTGAATGAGTGTCTTTacgtatgagccagaaattgtagttccttgcTTAAAAATGAAGTACATTTCATCGGTTCGGTTTGTAATGAGTTCTGCGAAATTAAATAAGTTGGCGGGTAAACTTAGTCCCCTTATTCAAGCGAAGTAACCGACAAATCTGAGGTGGCAGTTTGACAATTGATTCACTTTGAACGTGTGAGATTTATAATTGGTCGTATTTATgcttaaaggaactatgtgcctaggatttgcgtgcaacatagttctcagtggcgtggcatgctttgcgatgtatcgattgttatgccgtttaaacctgaggaaaaggatcgatagacaggctgttagcagcgaacaccttaataatcgattctttaccatagaattaaatggcagaacaatcgatacatcgcaattcacgccacgccactgatagttctttttagcatgaataGGTTCAATTTTATCCTGAGTATATACTGGTATCATTTTAATTTGCAACTATTGATCGTTCGTATTAGACGCTGTCAGAAAGGCATCGTGAAGAAATTTCCTAAGGCAGGTAttggcggaatttttttttaaacggagggTTCGGGAAAAGAACTTATTCGGGCGATATTTTTTTGGTGTTGAGGGAACCAGGTTTGGAGTTGAAAAACCTCATTGTGTCTCTTAGCCTGGATAATTTTAAACGGGTTTTATGAGTCTAAATTTTGTGTTGCGATATTAAATAAGTATAATACTTACAAACTGATCTTACTcaaaatcatcaatatctcaatttttctgaaaatgtcatcGCTACGTGTTCAAGTACTACACCTGTCATATTTCACACGCATCAAGCTACTCGAAACATTACATTGTCCTCCAATACCTGAGATTcttaaaaataatctaaaaaacctaagaatctaaaaaaaaactcaaaaactaaaaaccCGCAACGCGTGTACGATAAGGGTTAAAAACAATTCACGCATTTACTTTGCTGTTTGGCAACAACCTGTGCTCTCCCTTCATATACCATTATCTCGAATGCAAAGTTCAAAGGTACTCGATAATAGATTGACTAGGCATCGTACAAGGTATATGATATGCTGTTTCACTTATCATAATTTATCATAGGTTAACGGTGTGCTCGCTTTTTTGGGAATAGTTACCTACTGATCGAGATTGTTCCTCATTAGTTTCAGCTCAAGAACTCGGTCGATTCAAAAAAGCTTAGCACCAGGATATAAATAACAGCAATCCTATTTTCAGTATTTGTAACGGAATCGAGGAAAAGAGAATCAAGGCGAGCTGGGTAAATTCGGCTTACCTTTAATTCTTTGTCTCTTAGGAGAGTGTACCGGATCGCTAAAAGCCaggatttaatttgaaaaatatttgaccTTACTTTCAAAgaatcgggttttttttttttttttttttttttttttgcagaaactgATTTAGAAATAGGTATGGGCAACAAATTGGCTAAGTTATCGAATTCACCCCCTCTGCTTTGAGCTCCCTTGTTGAATCGCACCAAACGAAATAGATATTCAGAGAGGAGTCATCTATCATGCCGCTAAACTTGTGGTTTTTTGACACCCTTCCGTCCTTCATAACGATGCGCCGAACTCCCTTCCTATCGCAAAAATTGCTGCTAAGTGTGTCTCATTAGATCTTACAGGAGGAACAATTTTTCGAGACCATCGCGAATTCAGCCccaattttacgtaaaaatagatattttttaGTTTAGTATCGTCATGAGTGCCTCAAAGCTCAATGATTTTGGTTTACATTGTCGACACTCCACACTCCACAGCGATCTGATGGCTAGAATCTTGCGCTATTTCGACGGCGAAAAAGCAAACTAAATTAagtacaaatattttttaaaaaaaaacacgaatacCCTCGCGTTACTGTTATATGGAATGAACGCCAGTATAcataaaaagaaattagtttaaAGTTCTTCTTTAAGGTGAGGAGGCCTACCAATTGTATTTTAATAGGAAAAATGTTAGAAATAAGAGATgcaatgaaattttccgacctctctctaGCTGTCGAGTTTTCAATTGATAATGCCTGGGAAACTAAAAAGAAGGACTTTCATAAAACTATTTTAATACCTAAACCTTGGAAACTATAAGACTTTcaccttaatttttccaaaaaattgcttGTGACATTTCCTTGCACAcgaaaaaaacttgatttaaaataaaaaaagaatcatacGTAAGTATATGagctaaatttgaaatgttaagTTATTCgttacatacagggtgattcaaaagtcccgcaTCGTCCTTGTCATATgacttatttttcctcgaaaaattaaaataagagccgagattttgaaataccgcaatggagatacgtagtATCTCATTTTATCCATCGACATGGAGTCCTCCTAAACAAGGAGAGCGCGTTTGTAGAGTGACTATGAAAATGACCGCAAGataccgtcaccttccggccaaagtatcacaagcgacgtttaaaaatttccgccgccatttgatgcttttacataaaaattgttcaacgaagctgtccgaaaaattcgctgaattttctttgtggcGCCAataatattcagtgaaattttcaaacacattcaactagcaatagagaatttgcaggtgtcttaaattttgtgtgtttcatctttgaaatgatactgctaggaaaactgagtacgaggacatccttggtttctaaattggacaattattggagaaaatacggcaaaataacctaatctgctagaatacatgcgtttaaatggaaaatgccgccataTGACGTCATATGGCGGCGGATTTTCTCACCTATAAATCTATTTtactccacactgaaaaaaaactccggccttgGGAGCCGCAatcacgggctatatagacataccgtccgttccgggctcaaaggccgaaaattctggctgctggagccgtagcttcagaggccgaagctacggctccagcagccagaattttcggcctttgagcccgtaaaggacggtatgtctatatagcccgtaatggcggctcccacggccggagttttttttttcagtgcaattttccatgtcagaaaaaaattataaaaaaacctgtaaactcagctcattgagcactctcagatgaagcaataacaatttgtgcaaattctccatttctctgtaaaaaaaaaaatgaaatggcggcgacaattttgaaaagtagcatgacgcttgtgatcgCCTATTcggtcggaaggtgacgatacatTTTAAGGTGCCGGTGGGTGCGTCGGCAAGTGGCGCTGCGTCGGGTTGCTCCGGTGACGGAGCCACCgcccgcgtcgcgacgcgctCCGAGGGGACGCTGACGCAGCCGAGGCGACAACGCAacgccgcgacgccgcgagCTTCTGTCAGGGTGAACCGCAGCTTtcaccgcggcgcggcgtggcgctgTGACCTCCAGCCACGGCCGAAGAATAGGGTATAAAAGATCCTCATCCAGCTCGGCTCCGACTCCAACCTCCGACGCGGAGGAAAATTGCGGGGGGCAATGGGGGCATTGGCTCGGCTTCATCCATTCCAGCGCCCGCTCGCCTCTTTTTTCATCATTCGTTTTAATAACCATTTTCATTCAGTCCTCTCGCCGAGCCGCATCTCGCCCGCGGAGGGGATGCGGGGGAGGAGccgcgccacacagtggatcaagtcaattagaCGTTgagtttttgactaaaaccgcaaattctgacgttcatttcgtcacattgaaaattttaaggggtgctagaaactagaaaaaaatttcacgaggaaaccaatggttatgttgcatgtgtgagggatttgcgatttgaccattgattattatgtaaaagttcgcgagaaacacgatggtgccactggttttctctgaaatcaactcccaagctcagaaaaagctctcaaagtgaggctaaaatggaggggatatcccaccctaccctgagagtccacctctacatcaaaacaaactctcaatgtaaagatagggagcaaatacattagcagggttgccgtgttttcagttttggagtccccgaatgaagtggcagccctgtcaatgtatttgctccctatctttgcatggagagtttgttttgatgtagaggtggactctcagggtagggtgggatatcccctccattttggcctcacttagagagctttttttgagtttgggagttgatttcagagaaaaccagtggcaccatcgtgtttttcgcgaacctttacataagaatcaatggtcaaatcgcaaatccctcacatatgcaacatctccattggacatgaaattgactaaaaccgcaaattctgACGTtcacttcgtcacattttaaatttcaaggggtgctaccAGAaacaaatttcacgaggaaaccaattttaaaatctcaaagttttgtatgaacggagttataagcgtttaaaatgttcaaattttgtccgatctcccCTAtcgacccgatccactgtgcgccatgcCACGGGACGGGACCGGGAACAACCACCTGTCTTGAGCGGTCATGCTAGAGGGGGCAGCAGTCGAGTGTGGCGTTTATCACGGACCAAGAATGACCATTCTCACGTGTGACACCCCATCGTTTTTTGATTCATATCAACCTCGGTCCTACCAAACGGGGTCAACCGGGGCCTCACGATAAGCAGCGTGGTAATCGACTCAGTTTTAACAGGATCGCGTTCAACCCGAGGGAAGCACAACTTTTTCGAGATGCGAAAGGTTTGTTCACTCGCTGAAGGTACCAACATGGACCTGTGGACGAGGTGTTCATCGGAGTGATACATGGCATACCTCAGTATTATTGGATGGTATAATATACTTGATCTACAATACCCTACGGGGCTACATATataaaagtcgcttttataccgctctctggcgctctgcgacacctaaccgccactaaactcggtcctcccacaaccCGTCAGGGAGTTTTCACTCccacatttcatttaaaaccccctgtcgccaccctttcactgggcgtcccctttgTCTCTTCCCAGgaagaacccaatcaagcatcctttttggcagcctctctccCGTCATCCTATTAACATGACCGTTTTAATGGGTGGTAGTTCTGGACTGGACTAGatccctaggactggtttggtattgaatttgaccTAAATCAGTtaagccgtttaaaaatggcgaattttaggcagggggggggggggggtcgcgcgGCATGACGGGAGCCGGGCAGctggccggagcagggccgcaaaATGGGTTAGAGGGGAAAAATTGTTGGGCAAACTGTTCGTTGTGCTGTGGGTCAGGAAaaggaaatatctggaaaaacTATTCATTACACAATGGCTTACAGACATACGATTCTATGACTGTACCACTCCCACTTCGGGAAATACAATTGCTTCACGCGGTGAATGCGCGGGACACTTAGAAAATAGAAACAACTGAATGcggtttttttgttgtttttttttttgcaaaaatccatGATTGAAATTGcatcaaataatttaaaaagggGGCAGGCCAAAATCCTCTGGTCGAAAGTTCTCCAGTGAGTTGATGATGAGAGTGGCTTGGTCTTTGTATCCTTGTGTTACCATACTATCTGGAACCATGACAACTTGCATTCTAGCTCGCTTAGCTGCCAGCACACCAGAGGGTGAATCCTCAAAGACCAAACACTGataaaaacgggggaaaaagtACCTTAATATACTATTTCGCAATGATTTTAATAAATAACTCTAAATAAATGAGCACTCTTGCACAGTGCACGTCCTCCCAAGACTACCCGGACCGCAGTTAACtttaattttggtaaatttgaaGATCAAATGGGCAGAATCAAGCTGGCGAATTTTGTTTTGAACAAATGAACAGAGATTACCAGGACAACTTCTTTGCATTCAGACCCGAAAATTAatggtaaattttttaattgaaaactcaaaaaagaCATGTTCATATTTTAGGATTGAATCCTGATTTACTTACCCGCTCCGGAGGTGGGTTCTTGGGAAACCTCGATGCACAGACGAAGAAAATATCAGGGGCCGGTTTGCTCCTGGCGACCTCAGGATCAGTGTCACTGACGACGATGTGgtggaaaagagaaaaagttttTCGGTGACAGGCTCTTAAAATATCCACCATTTCAACCCAAGCGCTCGTTGCTATGGCCATTGGAATTTTGTGTGCTGCCAGATGTCGAATGAGTTTCTTAGCGCCTAGAATTTAGATTAGCCACATGACTGACACTGAGCTTGAACTCTTTAAAAGTTAAGATGCCCATTTTCACATAAAGCGTTAAATGTATAAGCTGAACTGGACCTCCTATAAATTGCGCATGGTACTCAGAGAGGTATAGATATCTCATACGCAGATGGAAGGGAATAGCAGAGCCGAACGCAAGGATGCAAAATGTACTACTAGACAAGGACCTGCAGTTAATAGTACAACTGTGACCTGTCaatacaaaattcaaaaattcgttAGTACCTACGAATATTATGATTGGGAAAGAGATGCATAATTTCATTTGCATGTTAGCgacacttaaaattttgaagatttatcTCCCCACTTTAACGattaataaaaagaagaaaaagcctACTCCTATCAATTTAATTACTCAGATAATATGTTGCCGATATTTTATTTGCCCTTCTATTTTCTGTGGTCACAAatgcattttccaaaattcagaCCTCGAGgctccgaatttttttttctttttggtatAGCTTGTGCATCAGCctgatttacaatttttatgctTCCTTCAAGCTCCATCGAATAACttaagaaaaatgagaggaaaaaagtGCAAGCTCGTGATATTCGCCGGTACATTCGAGCTGAAAGATGGGAGCAAGCAGACAGTGTCGGAACTTTGGTGTGTCAATGGCGACGCCCGGACTTCTAGCTATTCCTTTACGTCTCATTTTAAGTTAGATGCTGGCtgatcgccttcaatttcaaagtTAGGCAAAACGAGCGGTCATAAATCATTTGCAGCTCTGCCACAAACCTGGTTTGAATTTAGCATCCTTGATCCAAACTTTCATCAGCTCTTTGATCTCCTCTGCAAGTTTTTCTGGAGTCGCTCCTTTTATTTTCAAGAGATCGATCAAGGTCCGTAAACTGTCGAGGGGGTGTTTCCCGATGACCTTCATTTTCGCTTCATTCGTGTAGACTCGGCCGTATCTCGCGATGACCGCTGAAAAAGCCACCctataaattttttcagagtctgAAACGAAAATTTGAATACTGCGATTTAAAGCGTAACTTGACTGTCAACCATAAATTAATTCCTTTCTATGTGGGGAAACCCCACCAAGCGGGGTTAAAAGCCCACTTTTTACCATGCGATAGGTAAGTAAAAcggccagggccggattgagggTGACGAATGAAGCACGGCTACGCCATGCTACATCACATCAAGAGCGCTATAcaaagacgaagaagaaaaagagagaaaaaatgaatagaaaCGATAAGTATTAAATTTATCGGGAAACTCGAACACCAGGCTGTTCGAAAACATAGTCATCTCCTTGCATGCTTCAATGAAtgatctccttcaattttggcaCATAGGGAACAAACATGCACGGGAGCGCGAACAAATATCTATTCAAAACACACATATACATTTTAATCACACCATACTTTGACTGTTTCGATGAACAATGTTGTTCGGTTGGAATCGTCCatctgaagttcgccttcagttttggaataggcaacaaaaatattgacaagcatagaggtagttttttttttttttttttaaattagctgTGTTGAGTTCATTTGATTCAGCTCATTGCAAGGGTAGTGCTATGTTCCGAATGCCCCAAATTGAAACGAggttaaaaatcaaattttctctcGCTAGAATTCCTCTATTTGAACTAGAATTTagttaattatttatttaaattatttttaaaaaagaaggattccctttcttttgaaaaaaattttctcgcCTGAATCACTCTTTTAACGCAGTAAGTAAACGCGCAcgcaccagggccggatttacttacttgccgcccatgggccgcctgtattttgccgcccccttctcattcgttttgaaacatcaatgaaaaccaccaagtgaacgtgccggtgggggagaggcgtataagacgcgtttactcgtgttggtcacatttttttcgaaaaccctgtcaacactactagcaaaagttcacggaacttggcgcgaaagttaagttccgtaaacctatctgtATAGACGGgaccctccatttataagaaatgaaccaaaacattatgaaagaacaaacaaaaatgtggtttaataattttaacttccgccgccgcgccgcgctgaccgcactgtgtttggcgtaatgcgtgaagtattcctacagtcttattacatgcgctatgcgtttcgggaCTTtcgggtagagtccctttatacccagagttaagacaactcgattgtcagctgactggcagccggccttggctggccatggaggccgaaacgagtgcacccaaacgaacgatattgagggataaggatcaggaatcctgcgatgtctgtcacacaaaaacaacaacatcaacaaattgatcaattaaaaagaaaatgagattggtttgtgaataatttcttaatctattttcattttggaccgatggcaataacgatttactcttgataaaccacaattaggtaatattttcattattcttgttgacattcgaggtaccgccatcttggtgcactcgtttcggcctccatgagcg comes from the Bemisia tabaci chromosome 7, PGI_BMITA_v3 genome and includes:
- the LOC109043650 gene encoding pseudouridine-5'-phosphatase isoform X1; amino-acid sequence: MTSAKNQFKPVTHCIFDMDGLLIDSEKIYRVAFSAVIARYGRVYTNEAKMKVIGKHPLDSLRTLIDLLKIKGATPEKLAEEIKELMKVWIKDAKFKPGAKKLIRHLAAHKIPMAIATSAWVEMVDILRACHRKTFSLFHHIVVSDTDPEVARSKPAPDIFFVCASRFPKNPPPERCLVFEDSPSGVLAAKRARMQVVMVPDSMVTQGYKDQATLIINSLENFRPEDFGLPPF
- the LOC109043650 gene encoding pseudouridine-5'-phosphatase isoform X2, whose product is MTSAKNQFKPVTHCIFDMDGLLIAVIARYGRVYTNEAKMKVIGKHPLDSLRTLIDLLKIKGATPEKLAEEIKELMKVWIKDAKFKPGAKKLIRHLAAHKIPMAIATSAWVEMVDILRACHRKTFSLFHHIVVSDTDPEVARSKPAPDIFFVCASRFPKNPPPERCLVFEDSPSGVLAAKRARMQVVMVPDSMVTQGYKDQATLIINSLENFRPEDFGLPPF
- the LOC109043650 gene encoding pseudouridine-5'-phosphatase isoform X3 produces the protein MTSAKNQFKPVTHCIFDMDGLLIDSEKIYRVAFSAVIARYGRVYTNEAKMKVIGKHPLDSLRTLIDLLKIKGATPEKLAEEIKELMKVWIKDAKFKPGAKKLIRHLAAHKIPMAIATSAWVEMVDILRACHRKTFSLFHHIVVSDTDPEVARSKPAPDIFFVCASRFPKNPPPERLAFEMAPPHVPPLIRLL